One genomic window of Solanum dulcamara chromosome 12, daSolDulc1.2, whole genome shotgun sequence includes the following:
- the LOC129877747 gene encoding protein NETWORKED 1A-like yields the protein MATFLHSETRRLYTLWWDTGHIPNNAKWLQHNLTEMDAKVKAMLKIIEEDADSFARRAEMYYKRRPELMKLVEKFYRAYRALAERYDHVIGELRQAQKSMSEAFPDQLPFLLAEDSPKRSSTQVTEPHTPEVLCLRAPSDTHEFHQSTMGLIPSSIHAAKMIGSHIGDSNKETSEWGLKQLLEMLGAGEEMLKNKKFLEGKLSKGLNRNTEEKEKCLHNQVTKLSNENGNLNSKILAELEHADQAEAEVQNLKEILAIMQAEKEATFIPYQQCMYQLYAAAREFNSVQKDSVKFSEQASRAENEIQKMKEWLIKLEAERDADPSKHKKCLERISKDVTASQALEDIKELNKRAIKAETEAQNLRNKISKFEYEKDVLHEYKISMVNMSDLEEKLLVAQEESRTLTEIADRAEAEINKLKIVLVELRDGKEAATGDYKHCLDRISNLENELACSQEDIKRLNGEILIGAAKLKDTEDKCVVLEISNHSFYLEVDNLAKKIAMKDQELSEKKKELEKLQIDLQNEHLNHAQVEETLQALHYLHCQSQEEQRALAMELRNSLELLKEVETCKNSLEGELKRVKDENHSLNELKFSSSNSIENLENEILSLRKMQERLEEEVAQQVGLSNNLQQEIVCLKEEIKDLNRNYQAVEQVKAAGINPECIDSSIKIMQEENSKLRIICENTKCEKEVLHKKLEDIDELLKKKAVRESYLSDVNGELQRSQEKARALQESCRILNGEKTILAAEKAALLSQLQIITEKMQKLLEKNAMLENSLVVAKVELEGLTEKAIGLEEICQLLKTRVIVSEEKYACLEKDKQAEQLQLEELRVFVEMEKQERMNFVYQSETRLIYMENHTNHLQEESKWRKKEFEEELDKALKFQFEIFILQKFIQDMEEKNFSLLVECQKNIETSKLSDELITELEKQNLKQQVEADLLVDEIQRLRMGTYQVFKALENDSDFVSEDKVVNEQTFLHYILGSVEDMKCPLRLYEYDKQQLLIEHSALLTRHAQLKSDGLELESMKKSIEEELNSVAEKLVTVQKDNHCLLEMNKKLQSEMSSSTQLNAILEVEVRTLCVKHCELQAAYFELQKKYSHVVHQNETLLTKISEIKEEKWIVEQENDVFLLETLTLGNFSNILNSYGSERTAELKSIFEDMSKLHGVTLDFEKEMDVLNGKLEMQETENLLLKKSVERLEKELHEVRESNDHLMLEMSSGKELQGKQEIRFLEGEQNFKVSEKLKSELHRALDVLKTDYQESLKMNEDLEKKIFEILRDNTTQNKEIECLRETNTNLVGELGKLHKKIEEQRIREDCLCSELQEKDYEFGLWEAEVETFYFNLQISSTREALIKNKMDEFTDVYGRRENENASKNLEIEQLKILINLMESEIGEQKSQLLAYDPVIASLRYDVVSLEHNALLQTRLKLASSQESKCVDIQDLPGPDESRFEKLKENQPVITKDILDLQELKDRIKAVAKVVKEMNKPILQVSSYNKIGRDSAESEVEALKSLHSFDLERYEHVERRNPRNEYDEGQNRRKTKPKSFDVKNKILMKDIPLDHVSDGSLQRIRRRGSSGADVEEDRMLELWETTADSPNKSVKDLKERANHPAEGTIGYLKWRRYQPPTESEVEKELSVDKLELSIYSFDASIETNKHILNRLSSDAEKLISLQMTVDSMRRKLDKKRKARKDKNVDFVAAKEQLQEVELTIVQLVNLNGHLMKNTEESTLVAGSTSTDSKEVLNIRGQRVSEQARKGSEKIVRLQLEVQKLECMLLKLGDEKKSIARSIFSRSNTSISLKKFIHIGKRNSEKEKKTHLCGCFTLYNSSNSINERYHI from the exons AAATGGATGCTAAGGTAAAGGCAATGCTCAAGATCATTGAAGAAGATGCAGATTCATTTGCAAGAAGGGCTGAAATGTATTACAAGAGAAGGCCTGAGCTAATGAAGCTAGTTGAGAAGTTCTACAGGGCATATCGGGCACTAGCGGAACGATATGATCATGTAATTGGGGAGCTCCGGCAGGCccaaaaatccatgtcagaggCATTTCCCGACCAGCTACCTTTTCTACTGGCTGAAGATTCACCCAAGAGATCTTCCACACAAGTTACTGAACCACATACTCCAGAAGTGTTGTGCCTTCGTGCACCGTCTGATACACATGAATTTCATCAGTCCACGATGGGTTTAATACCATCTAGTATACATGCTGCAAAGATGATTGGATCTCATATTGGTGATTCTAATAAGGAAACAAGTGAGTGGGGTTTGAAACAGTTACTTGAGATGCTTGGGGCAGGAGAAGAAATGCTAAAGAACAAAAAGTTCCTCGAAGGAAAATTGAGTAAAGGATTGAACAGAAACacagaagaaaaggaaaaatgttTGCATAATCAAGTAACTAAATTGTCAAATGAGAATGGGAATCTCAATTCCAAGATCCTCGCTGAGTTGGAGCATGCCGATCAAGCTGAAGCTGAAGTTCAAAACCTGAAGGAAATCCTTGCTATTATGCAAGCAGAAAAAGAAGCTACCTTCATTCCGTATCAGCAATGCATGTATCAGTTATATGCTGCAGCGAGAGAGTTCAATAGTGTACAGAAGGACTCCGTGAAGTTCAGTGAACAAGCTAGCAGAGCTGAAAATGAAATTCAGAAGATGAAGGAATGGCTGATCAAATTAGAGGCTGAACGAGATGCTGATCCGAGCAAACACAAGAAGTGTCTGGAAAGGATATCTAAAGATGTTACGGCTTCTCAAGCACTTGAAGACATAAAAGAACTAAATAAGAGAGCAATTAAGGCAGAAACCGAAGCTCAGAATCTTAGGAATAAGATCTCTAAGTTTGAGTATGAAAAGGATGTCCTTCATGAGTATAAGATAAGCATGGTGAACATGTCTGACCTTGAAGAAAAACTCTTGGTGGCTCAGGAAGAATCCAGAACGCTTACGGAGATAGCTGATAGAGCTGAAGCTGAGATCAATAAACTGAAAATTGTTCTGGTGGAACTAAGAGACGGGAAAGAAGCTGCTACTGGTGACTATAAACACTGTCTGGACAGAATATCAAACCTTGAGAATGAACTAGCTTGTTCCCAAGAGGATATAAAGCGCCTTAATGGTGAGATTTTAATAGGAGCTGCAAAGCTTAAAGATACTGAAGACAAGTGTGTTGTGCTGGAGAtatcaaatcattcattttaCCTAGAGGTAGACAATTTGGCAAAGAAGATTGCGATGAAAGATCAAGAACTCTCTgagaagaagaaggagttaGAAAAACTTCAAATTGATTTGCAAAATGAACACTTAAACCATGCACAAGTTGAAGAAACTCTTCAGGCTCTGCATTATTTGCACTGTCAATCTCAAGAAGAACAAAGAGCTCTGGCCATGGAGCTCAGAAATAGTCTTGAGCTGTTGAAGGAAGTGGAAACATGCAAAAATAGTTTGGAAGGTGAACTTAAGAGAGTGAAGGATGAAAACCATAGCCTGAATGAACTGAAATTTTCCTCAAGCAATTCGATCGAGAATCTGGAGAATGAAATCCTTAGCTTGAGGAAGATGCAGGAGAGACTTGAAGAGGAGGTTGCACAACAAGTTGGACTAAGTAACAACCTTCAACAAGAGATTGTATGTTTGAAAGAGGAAATCAAGGACCTGAACAGGAACTACCAGGCTGTAGAGCAAGTGAAGGCTGCAGGCATAAATCCTGAATGTATCGACTCTTCAATAAAGATCATGCAGGAAGAGAACTCCAAACTCCGGATAATCTGTGAGAACACCAAATGCGAGAAAGAAGTCCTCCACAAGAAGTTGGAGGACATTGATGAACTTTTGAAGAAGAAGGCTGTTCGGGAGAGTTACCTCTCAGATGTAAATGGTGAGTTGCAGAGATCGCAGGAAAAGGCGAGAGCGTTGCAAGAGTCTTGTCGAATTCTCAATGGAGAAAAAACTATTCTTGCTGCTGAGAAAGCCGCTTTGCTCTCTCAGTTGCAAATTATAACTGAGAAAATGCAGAAACTCCTGGAGAAAAATGCAATGCTCGAGAACTCTCTTGTGGTTGCAAAAGTTGAACTTGAAGGTCTAACAGAAAAGGCGATAGGTTTAGAAGAGATATGTCAATTGCTGAAGACAAGAGTTATAGTATCGGAAGAGAAGTATGCTTGCCTAGAGAAGGATAAACAAGCAGAACAGCTTCAACTTGAAGAACTTAGAGTTTTTGTTGAAATGGAGAAACAAGAAAGGATGAACTTTGTGTATCAGAGTGAAACCAGATTAATTTATATGGAAAACCATACCAATCACCTACAGGAAGAGAGTAAGTGGAGgaagaaagaatttgaagaagaacTCGACAAAGCTTTAAAATTCCagtttgaaattttcatccTGCAGAAATTTATACAAGATATGGAAGAAAAGAATTTTTCTCTGTTGGTTGAGTGTCAGAAAAATATTGAGACATCAAAATTGTCTGATGAACTGATTACGGAGTTAGAGAAGCAGAATCTCAAACAGCAGGTTGAAGCAGACCTTTTGGTAGATGAGATTCAAAGGTTGAGAATGGGGACATATCAAGTTTTCAAGGCCCTTGAAAATGATTCTGACTTTGTGTCTGAAGATAAGGTGGTAAACGAACAAACTTTCCTGCATTATATTTTGGGTAGTGTTGAGGATATGAAATGTCCACTCAGACTGTACGAGTATGATAAGCAACAGTTGTTGATTGAACACTCAGCTCTTCTAACTCGACATGCTCAGCTGAAATCAGATGGCCTGGAATTGGAGTCAATGAAGAAATCTATAGAGGAGGAGCTTAATAGCGTGGCAGAGAAGCTGGTTACAGTACAGAAAGACAACCATTGCCTACTAGAGATGAACAAAAAATTACAGTCAGAAATGAGCAGCAGTACTCAACTAAATGCCATACTCGAGGTGGAGGTTCGGACTCTCTGTGTCAAGCATTGTGAGTTGCAGGCAGCTTACTTTGAATTACAAAAGAAATACTCGCATGTAGTTCATCAGAACGAGACATTGTTGACAAAAATCTCAGAGATCAAGGAGGAGAAATGGATAGTGGAGCAGGAAAATGATGTTTTTCTACTTGAGACACTGACACTGGGTAATTTCTCTAACATTTTGAACAGTTATGGTAGTGAAAGGACTGCTGAGCTAAAGTCTATTTTTGAAGATATGAGCAAACTTCATGGTGTTACGCTTGACTTTGAGAAGGAGATGGATGTATTGAATGGGAAGCTGGAAATGCAGGAAACTGAAAACCTactcctgaagaaatcagttgAAAGGTTAGAAAAAGAACTCCATGAGGTCAGGGAATCTAATGATCATCTCATGTTGGAAATGTCATCTGGAAAAGAACTTCAGGGTAAGCAGGAAATTCGGTTTTTGGAAGGAGAACAGAACTTTAAAGTATCTGAAAAATTGAAATCAGAATTGCATAGGGCTCTAGATGTACTAAAGACTGACTATCAAGAATCCTTGAAGATGAATGAAGATCTAGAAAAGAAGATATTTGAAATATTGAGAGACAACACCACTCAGAACAAGGAAATTGAATGTCTTCGAGAAACGAACACGAATTTGGTGGGTGAATTAGGAAAATtgcataaaaaaattgaagagcAACGAATCAGAGAAGACTGCCTATGTTCGGAGCTCCAAGAGAAAGACTATGAGTTTGGACTATGGGAGGCAGAGGTGGAaacattttatttcaatttgcaGATTTCCTCCACACGAGAAGCATTAATAAAAAACAAGATGGATGAGTTTACTGACGTTTATGGGAGACGGGAGAATGAAAATGCTTCCAAAAATTTGGAGATTGAACAGCTGAAAATATTAATCAATTTAATGGAGAGTGAAATTGGAGAACAGAAGTCACAGTTACTTGCATATGATCCTGTAATAGCCTCTTTAAGGTATGATGTGGTATCGCTTGAGCATAATGCGCTCCTCCAGACTAGGCTTAAGCTAGCAAGCTCTCAGGAATCAAAG TGTGTTGACATTCAGGATCTGCCGGGCCCAGATGAAAGTAGATTTGAAAAGCTGAAAGAAAATCAACCTGTCATAACAAAAGACATTCTAGATCTGCAGGAGCTCAAAGACAGGATTAAAGCAGTTGCCAAAGTAGTGAAAGAGATGAACAAGCCTATTTTACAGGTATCTTCATACAACAAGATTGGGCGAGATAGCGCTGAAAGTGAAGTTGAGGCATTAAAATCTCTGCATAGCTTTGATCTAGAAAGATATGAGCATGTAGAAAGGAGGAATCCTAGGAATGAGTATGATGAGGGTCAAAACAGGCGAAAGACGAAGCCCAAATCCTTTGACGTCAAAAACAAGATACTGATGAAAGATATACCACTTGATCATGTTTCTGATGGCTCACTACAAAGAATTAGAAGAAGAGGTTCTTCTGGTGCTGATGTAGAAGAAGATCGGATGCTTGAGCTATGGGAAACCACAGCGGATAGCCCCAATAAAAGTGTGAAGGACTTGAAGGAACGGGCAAATCATCCAGCAGAGGGGACTATAGGATATTTGAAGTGGAGGAGATATCAGCCGCCAACAGAATCAGAGGTGGAAAAGGAGTTGAGTGTTGATAAGTTAGAGTTATCAATATACTCCTTTGATGCAAGTATTGAAACAAATAAGCATATTCTGAACCGGCTATCCTCTGATGCAGAGAAGTTGATTAGTCTTCAGATGACTGTCGACAGCATGAGAAGGAAATTGGATAAGAAAAGAAAGGCTAGAAAAGACAAAAATGTTGATTTTGTAGCAGCAAAAGAACAGTTGCAAGAAGTTGAATTAACGATTGTGCAGCTGGTGAATTTGAATGGCCATTTAATGAAGAATACAGAAGAAAGCACACTTGTTGCAGGAAGTACTTCAACAGATTCAAAAGAGGTGTTGAATATCAGGGGACAGAGAGTTTCAGAACAGGCAAGAAAGGGGTCCGAGAAGATTGTACGGCTGCAATTGGAGGTTCAAAAACTTGAGTGCATGTTACTGAAACTGGGGGATGAAAAGAAAAGCATAGCTAGAAGCATATTTTCCAGGAGCAACACAAGTATTTCATTGAAGAAGTTCATTCATATTGGGAAGAGAAAtagtgaaaaggaaaaaaagaccCATCTTTGTGGATGCTTTACACTTTACAATAGCAGCAACAGCATTAATGAGAGATACCACATCTAA